The proteins below come from a single uncultured Dethiosulfovibrio sp. genomic window:
- the rpoC gene encoding DNA-directed RNA polymerase subunit beta', with translation MTRREIVGVRVRLAGPEEIRGLSKGEVKKPETINYRTLKPEKDGLFCERIFGPTKSFECSCGKYKKSGPKFKGVVCDRCGVEVTDNRVRREHMGHIELAAPVVHIWYLRGIPSRLSLLLGTATKMLEKVVYFAPVRKREAAFKIVIEGKRPDLAKRGSIISESEVRVHSHYDSKFKAEEAYRIVSVDDVPVTSGDVISSSQVARFKGDYGDESFSVEPAFIVESCDESLELQIGQVISGGECERLRDSGSSLSVRRAMAGNQEGFVVTSVAKLPFSKGDVVSTSEYNLFHQRYQDKFVAQLETVVVEDPCFLVISGGESPFEDGDVVIDREQYLCSNYDKKFRAGIGAEGVRDMLDSLDMNHLAQALREELSETSGQKRRKLVKRLQVVEDFRKGFCQAQSMVLEVLPVIPPDLRPMVQLDGGRFATSDLNDLYRRVINRNNRLRKLQELRAPEIIVRNEKRMLQESVDALIDNGRMGKAVLGAGNRPLKSLSDLLRGKKGRFRQNLLGKRVDYSGRSVITIGPSLKIYQCGLPKQMALELFKPFVIHQLVEQGVAPNVKSGKRMIERGKEEIWGMLEEIIKDHPVMLNRAPTLHRLGIQAFEPVLMEGKAIRLHPLVCTAFNADFDGDQMAVHVPLSVEAQAEARMLMLAANNILSPASGKPIVAPAQDMVLGIYYLTNKREGMTGEGLYFKNFEDVLSALDHGVVHVNAKIRLRWKKDWKDWSDQEPQWGISFVDEGKRWIETSPGRVLFNSHLPKNIRFLDGQLGKKDVSKLLDIGYDMVTRQEMVELLDSIKELGYRWATLSGLSFCITDVIVPEEKAKVVKDSLIEDDEIRDQYEMGILNEDEYLLQKEILWSKAAADVGDAILGHMHHDNPVRMMVDSGARGSKGQLAQMAGIRGLMADPTGRIIDYPITSNFREGMNMLEYFISTHGARKGLADTALRTAKSGYLTRRLVDVAQDVIITEVDCGTEQGVKIEPLESDGKIVIPISERLSGRTALKDVVSPSDGKVIVPKGGLITPTLAEEIDRYGLKEVWVRSPMSCVTRHGICQKCYGIDLATRRTVDIGEAVGVVAAQSIGEPGTQLTMRTFHTGGVRISGEDITQGLPRIEQLFEARRPKKVAVLAGVDGKVSEIREMEGKRKVIIIPDDQEHDSKIAYNIPSNQNLLVEEGQNVTRTQKLTEGYIDPQQLLEVVGQDSVQKYLVDSIQEVYRSQGVSINNKHIEVILRKVAPVNRVKVIDEGDTAFVAGDLVWAGDVEAEASVIEQENENNIHEAIKIFSGKAFNGLVGAGKNDLGKRKGDPLDEELIRSILVPGASLTEIDMTDEAGPLRVIVGEASFRKEMKGFELIEPFEARDGRIVEAGQPLTLGQLSVITSEEPRSIRVRDAEEVDKLIDVAYLAEDVVSEGQVLAAKDQIVTEEIAQLIKMSDISAIKIWKGIERVNLADAMQERLLARIWGRPLRQAIDDQGNALPSQPPIVDGSIVRGLIEGQLAAISMDDEIVSRQTVIKEVIADKCYGKVLLESIEVDGVMVVDGGQEINKGVLDSLASAALEELVLRPVFCHTESRSIISRVTFVRKLRQAPECRKFIHGITKAALATDSFLSAASFQQTAQVLAGAAVRCQVDGLVGLKENVIIGHLIPAGTGVESFRTLEVKGKKA, from the coding sequence ATGACTCGTCGTGAAATCGTCGGAGTCAGAGTGCGTCTTGCCGGTCCTGAAGAGATCCGTGGCCTTTCAAAAGGAGAGGTAAAAAAACCGGAGACCATAAACTACAGGACTTTAAAGCCGGAAAAAGACGGTCTTTTCTGCGAGCGAATATTTGGACCAACCAAAAGTTTTGAATGTTCCTGTGGAAAATACAAAAAAAGCGGCCCTAAGTTTAAGGGAGTCGTCTGCGACCGTTGCGGGGTAGAGGTAACGGACAACCGGGTTCGCAGAGAGCACATGGGGCATATCGAGCTAGCCGCACCGGTGGTCCACATATGGTATCTCAGGGGAATACCCAGCAGGCTTAGCCTCCTGCTGGGAACAGCCACCAAGATGCTCGAAAAGGTCGTTTACTTTGCTCCTGTAAGAAAGAGAGAGGCCGCTTTTAAAATCGTCATAGAGGGCAAAAGGCCGGATCTCGCGAAAAGAGGATCTATTATCTCCGAGAGCGAGGTCAGAGTTCATTCCCACTACGACTCTAAATTCAAAGCAGAGGAAGCTTACCGAATCGTTTCCGTAGACGACGTTCCTGTGACGTCAGGAGACGTTATATCCTCCTCTCAGGTCGCTAGATTCAAAGGTGATTACGGAGATGAATCTTTCTCCGTTGAGCCTGCGTTTATCGTGGAATCCTGTGATGAAAGTCTGGAACTTCAGATAGGTCAGGTCATATCAGGAGGGGAATGCGAGAGACTCAGGGATAGTGGTAGCTCCCTGTCCGTCCGTAGGGCCATGGCGGGCAACCAAGAGGGATTTGTGGTTACCTCCGTCGCCAAACTCCCCTTCTCTAAAGGCGATGTGGTATCCACCAGCGAGTATAACCTCTTCCATCAGAGATACCAGGACAAGTTCGTAGCTCAGCTTGAGACCGTTGTCGTGGAGGATCCCTGTTTCTTGGTTATATCTGGAGGGGAGTCTCCCTTTGAGGACGGAGACGTCGTCATAGACCGGGAACAGTACCTTTGCTCTAACTACGATAAAAAGTTCCGAGCCGGAATAGGTGCAGAGGGAGTTCGAGATATGCTCGACTCCTTGGACATGAACCACCTGGCTCAGGCCCTCAGGGAAGAGCTCTCCGAGACCAGTGGTCAGAAACGGCGTAAGCTCGTCAAAAGGCTTCAGGTCGTAGAGGACTTCCGTAAAGGCTTCTGTCAGGCTCAATCCATGGTCCTTGAGGTTCTGCCGGTCATACCGCCGGACCTTCGTCCTATGGTCCAGCTCGACGGAGGTAGGTTTGCCACCTCCGATCTAAACGACCTATACCGAAGGGTCATAAACAGAAACAACCGTCTTAGAAAACTACAGGAGCTCAGGGCACCGGAGATAATAGTCCGAAACGAAAAGCGTATGCTCCAGGAATCCGTCGACGCTCTCATAGATAACGGCAGAATGGGAAAAGCGGTTTTAGGAGCGGGCAACAGGCCCCTTAAGAGCCTCTCCGACCTTCTTAGAGGCAAAAAGGGCCGTTTCCGTCAGAACCTTCTGGGAAAGCGAGTCGACTACTCGGGAAGATCGGTTATAACCATAGGGCCAAGCCTAAAAATCTACCAGTGTGGTCTACCTAAACAGATGGCCCTAGAGCTTTTCAAGCCCTTTGTAATACATCAACTCGTAGAGCAAGGTGTCGCTCCTAACGTAAAAAGCGGAAAAAGGATGATAGAGAGAGGTAAAGAGGAAATTTGGGGTATGCTGGAGGAGATAATAAAAGACCATCCAGTAATGCTGAACCGTGCTCCTACCCTTCACCGTCTCGGTATCCAGGCCTTTGAGCCGGTCCTTATGGAGGGAAAAGCAATAAGATTACATCCTCTGGTCTGCACCGCTTTTAACGCCGACTTCGATGGAGACCAGATGGCCGTTCACGTCCCTCTTTCCGTTGAGGCTCAGGCGGAGGCCCGGATGTTGATGCTTGCGGCGAACAACATACTTTCCCCTGCTAGCGGAAAGCCTATCGTTGCTCCAGCTCAGGACATGGTTCTCGGTATTTACTACCTGACCAACAAAAGGGAAGGTATGACCGGAGAAGGCCTTTACTTCAAGAACTTTGAGGACGTTCTCAGCGCACTTGACCATGGAGTTGTACACGTAAACGCAAAGATAAGGCTTCGCTGGAAAAAAGACTGGAAAGACTGGTCCGATCAGGAACCTCAGTGGGGAATCTCTTTCGTCGATGAAGGTAAAAGGTGGATAGAGACCTCTCCAGGTAGGGTTCTCTTCAACAGCCACCTTCCCAAAAACATCAGATTTTTGGACGGACAGCTAGGCAAAAAAGACGTCTCGAAACTGCTGGATATCGGATACGACATGGTTACCCGGCAGGAGATGGTCGAGCTTTTGGACTCCATAAAAGAACTGGGATATCGTTGGGCGACCTTAAGCGGGCTCAGCTTCTGCATCACTGACGTTATCGTTCCTGAGGAAAAAGCGAAGGTGGTAAAAGACTCCCTAATCGAGGACGACGAGATCAGAGATCAGTACGAAATGGGTATCTTGAACGAAGATGAATATCTTCTTCAAAAAGAGATCTTATGGTCTAAAGCTGCCGCCGACGTAGGGGATGCCATACTCGGCCATATGCACCACGACAACCCTGTCAGGATGATGGTCGACTCCGGTGCTAGAGGAAGTAAGGGACAGCTCGCCCAGATGGCCGGCATAAGAGGTCTCATGGCCGATCCTACCGGTCGTATCATAGATTACCCTATCACCAGTAACTTCCGTGAGGGAATGAACATGTTGGAGTACTTTATCTCCACCCACGGAGCGAGAAAAGGACTGGCGGACACCGCCCTTCGTACCGCTAAATCGGGATACCTCACCCGTCGTCTCGTGGACGTAGCCCAGGACGTGATTATCACCGAGGTGGACTGCGGAACGGAGCAGGGGGTAAAAATAGAGCCTCTGGAGAGCGACGGAAAAATCGTCATACCTATAAGCGAAAGGCTCTCCGGTAGAACCGCACTTAAGGACGTAGTCTCCCCATCCGACGGAAAGGTCATAGTCCCTAAGGGAGGCCTAATAACCCCCACATTAGCGGAGGAAATCGACCGTTATGGCCTGAAAGAGGTCTGGGTAAGAAGCCCTATGAGTTGCGTAACCAGACACGGAATTTGCCAGAAATGTTACGGAATTGACCTGGCCACGAGACGGACCGTTGATATAGGAGAAGCGGTCGGAGTTGTCGCCGCTCAATCGATAGGGGAACCTGGAACTCAGCTTACTATGAGGACCTTCCATACCGGAGGGGTTAGAATCTCCGGTGAGGATATCACCCAAGGCCTTCCTCGAATCGAACAGCTCTTCGAGGCCAGAAGGCCTAAAAAAGTGGCTGTATTGGCGGGAGTGGACGGCAAAGTCTCGGAGATAAGGGAGATGGAGGGCAAGAGAAAGGTTATTATAATTCCTGACGATCAGGAGCATGACTCTAAAATAGCCTACAACATCCCCTCCAACCAGAATCTCTTGGTCGAAGAGGGCCAGAACGTGACAAGGACCCAGAAGTTAACCGAGGGGTACATCGATCCTCAGCAGCTTCTCGAGGTAGTTGGGCAGGACTCGGTCCAAAAATACCTCGTCGACAGCATCCAGGAGGTCTACCGTTCCCAGGGTGTCTCCATCAACAACAAACACATAGAGGTAATCCTCCGTAAGGTAGCTCCGGTTAACAGGGTCAAGGTCATAGACGAAGGAGATACTGCGTTTGTGGCAGGAGACCTGGTATGGGCTGGTGACGTCGAAGCGGAGGCCTCGGTGATAGAGCAGGAGAACGAAAATAACATTCACGAGGCCATAAAGATATTCTCAGGAAAAGCCTTTAACGGATTGGTCGGAGCTGGCAAGAACGATCTGGGCAAAAGAAAAGGAGACCCTCTTGACGAGGAACTCATAAGGTCGATACTGGTTCCAGGCGCATCTTTGACCGAAATTGACATGACCGACGAAGCTGGACCTTTGAGGGTTATAGTCGGTGAGGCCTCCTTCCGAAAGGAAATGAAGGGATTTGAACTGATAGAGCCCTTTGAAGCTCGGGATGGACGGATTGTAGAGGCTGGACAGCCTCTTACGCTGGGCCAGCTTTCGGTCATAACCTCCGAGGAGCCGAGATCTATAAGGGTCAGAGACGCCGAAGAGGTAGATAAACTTATCGATGTAGCGTACCTTGCGGAGGACGTCGTATCGGAAGGCCAGGTCCTTGCGGCAAAGGATCAGATAGTAACCGAAGAAATCGCTCAGCTCATAAAGATGAGTGACATCTCCGCCATAAAGATATGGAAGGGCATAGAGAGGGTCAACCTGGCTGATGCCATGCAGGAAAGGTTGCTCGCCAGAATATGGGGCAGACCTCTCAGGCAGGCTATCGACGATCAGGGCAACGCTTTACCTTCTCAGCCACCTATAGTCGATGGTAGTATAGTAAGAGGCTTAATCGAAGGTCAGTTGGCGGCTATCTCCATGGACGACGAGATCGTATCCAGGCAGACCGTGATAAAAGAAGTCATAGCCGATAAATGTTACGGCAAAGTCTTGCTCGAGAGTATCGAGGTCGACGGAGTTATGGTAGTCGACGGAGGACAGGAGATAAATAAGGGAGTTCTCGATTCCCTTGCCTCTGCTGCCCTGGAGGAACTGGTCCTCCGGCCGGTATTCTGCCACACCGAAAGCAGATCGATCATATCGAGGGTAACCTTTGTTCGTAAACTGAGACAGGCCCCTGAATGTCGTAAGTTTATCCACGGAATAACCAAGGCGGCTCTCGCTACCGACAGCTTCCTGAGTGCAGCATCTTTCCAGCAAACTGCCCAGGTACTTGCTGGAGCTGCGGTGAGGTGTCAGGTCGACGGACTGGTCGGTTTGAAGGAAAACGTAATTATAGGTCACCTCATACCAGCTGGAACAGGGGTTGAATCATTCAGAACCTTAGAGGTTAAAGGTAAAAAAGCCTAG
- a CDS encoding ribosomal L7Ae/L30e/S12e/Gadd45 family protein produces the protein MAVQELAEGKRFIGLSQVQRELLKGNVEKIFVAEDADDSILSDILSLAGSQGIPVEQVGTMVELGRACAISRGAATAALQRKTRC, from the coding sequence ATGGCTGTTCAAGAACTGGCTGAAGGAAAACGATTTATCGGTCTTAGTCAGGTTCAAAGAGAGCTACTGAAAGGCAACGTCGAAAAGATTTTCGTCGCTGAGGATGCCGACGACTCGATACTTTCCGACATCCTGTCCTTAGCTGGTTCTCAGGGGATTCCCGTTGAGCAGGTGGGGACGATGGTAGAACTGGGCAGGGCCTGCGCCATCTCCAGAGGCGCAGCTACAGCGGCTTTACAGCGGAAGACCCGCTGTTAA
- the rpsL gene encoding 30S ribosomal protein S12 → MPTINQLVRKGRVEKTQKSDSPALQNCPARRGVCTRVYTVTPKKPNSALRKVARVRLTNGIEVTSYIPGVGHNLQEHSVVLVRGGRVKDLPGVRYHIVRGTLDCGGVEGRRRSRSKYGARRPKS, encoded by the coding sequence GTGCCAACAATTAATCAGTTAGTTCGTAAGGGCAGGGTAGAGAAGACCCAGAAATCCGACTCTCCCGCTCTGCAGAACTGTCCGGCACGAAGAGGGGTCTGTACCAGGGTATACACCGTTACCCCCAAAAAGCCGAACTCGGCTCTCCGTAAGGTCGCCCGTGTAAGGCTGACCAACGGAATTGAGGTAACCTCGTATATTCCCGGTGTAGGCCATAACCTGCAGGAGCACTCGGTGGTTCTGGTCAGGGGTGGTCGAGTCAAGGACCTTCCCGGTGTGCGTTATCACATCGTCCGTGGAACCCTTGACTGCGGCGGAGTCGAAGGTCGTCGTAGGAGCCGTTCCAAGTACGGCGCCCGTCGCCCCAAGTCCTAG
- the rpsG gene encoding 30S ribosomal protein S7, whose translation MPRKGHVRKRETQPDTKFGNTVLTKFINKVMLDGKKSTAESIVYEALDKAGDKLGVQAVEVFEKAMENVKPLVEVRSRRVGGATYQVPVEVAPARAQALAIRWIINFSRGKKGMPMADRLSREFIDAYKGEGSSMKKREDTHKMAEANRAFAHYRW comes from the coding sequence ATGCCGCGTAAAGGGCATGTTAGAAAGCGCGAAACACAGCCGGATACAAAATTCGGCAACACAGTATTGACCAAGTTTATAAACAAGGTCATGCTGGACGGAAAGAAGAGCACTGCGGAGAGCATCGTTTACGAAGCTCTGGATAAAGCCGGCGATAAGCTAGGCGTGCAGGCTGTAGAGGTCTTTGAGAAGGCCATGGAGAACGTTAAGCCCCTTGTGGAAGTCCGCTCCCGCAGGGTCGGTGGAGCCACATATCAGGTTCCCGTCGAGGTTGCCCCCGCTAGGGCTCAGGCTCTGGCTATCCGCTGGATTATAAACTTCTCCAGAGGCAAGAAGGGTATGCCCATGGCGGACAGACTCTCCAGAGAGTTTATCGACGCCTACAAAGGCGAAGGTAGCTCCATGAAGAAGAGAGAAGACACCCACAAAATGGCTGAGGCCAACAGGGCCTTCGCTCATTACCGCTGGTAG
- the fusA gene encoding elongation factor G gives MAEMDLHKIRNIGIAAHIDAGKTTTTERILFYTGKSYKIGEVHEGAATMDWMEQERERGITITSAATTCQWKGHNINVIDTPGHVDFTVEVERSMRVLDGAVSVFCAVGGVEPQSETVWRQADKYHVPRIAFVNKMDRVGANFLSVVEQLKDRLGARAVPLQLPIGAEENFKGVVDLIEMKAMVFSDAIGDEPMVQDIPAEMVDDAKLYRDSMIEALADFDEDIMGLFLEGEDVPNDMIKTAIRKSTIALEIIPAMCGTAFKNKGVQPLLDAVVAYLPSPMDLPAIKGEDPDDGSEMERHADITEPVSILAFKIAVDPFVGKLTFCRIYSGMLKSGMSLYNPTSRKKERVGRILQMHSNKRTDIDEAGAGMIVAIPGLKATRTGDTLCDEKAPILLESLVFPEPVISLAVEPMSQADKDKMSKGLISLAEEDPTFVVRNDEETGQTVISGMGELHLDIIVDRLKREFKADVNVGRPQVAYREAVTKAVTDVQGKFVRQSGGRGQYGDVVINMEPLEDGKGFLFEDKIVGGVIPRDYIPAVQKGIEESLTNGILGGFPVIGVKVQLVYGSYHDVDSSEMAFKIAASMAFKEAMRKAGPTLMEPVMFVEVVTPEDYVGDVMGDLSSRRGRVEGMDIRGNARAIKAYVPLGEMFGYATDIRSKTSGRATYTMQFDHYEAVPNSVAEEILKK, from the coding sequence ATGGCTGAAATGGATCTACATAAAATAAGAAACATAGGTATTGCCGCTCATATCGATGCCGGTAAGACCACAACCACCGAGCGTATCCTGTTCTACACCGGTAAAAGCTACAAGATCGGTGAAGTTCACGAAGGCGCGGCCACCATGGACTGGATGGAGCAGGAGCGGGAGAGAGGCATTACAATCACTTCAGCTGCTACCACCTGTCAATGGAAGGGCCATAACATCAACGTTATTGATACGCCCGGCCACGTGGATTTTACAGTAGAGGTCGAACGCTCTATGAGAGTCCTCGACGGAGCGGTATCGGTATTCTGTGCTGTCGGTGGAGTTGAGCCCCAGTCGGAGACCGTATGGCGTCAGGCGGACAAGTATCACGTCCCCCGTATAGCTTTCGTCAACAAAATGGACCGTGTCGGGGCCAACTTCCTCAGTGTAGTTGAGCAGCTTAAAGATCGACTTGGCGCTAGAGCGGTCCCCCTTCAGCTTCCTATCGGAGCGGAGGAGAACTTCAAAGGCGTAGTTGATCTTATCGAGATGAAGGCTATGGTATTTTCTGACGCTATCGGCGATGAGCCTATGGTTCAGGATATTCCCGCCGAGATGGTCGATGACGCCAAGCTATACAGGGATTCTATGATAGAGGCCCTCGCCGATTTCGATGAGGACATAATGGGCCTCTTTCTTGAGGGTGAGGATGTCCCCAACGACATGATAAAGACGGCTATCAGAAAGAGCACCATAGCTCTGGAGATAATCCCCGCTATGTGTGGAACGGCCTTCAAAAACAAAGGAGTCCAGCCCCTTCTCGACGCCGTTGTAGCCTACCTTCCGAGCCCTATGGATCTCCCTGCCATAAAAGGCGAGGATCCTGACGATGGTTCCGAGATGGAGAGGCACGCCGACATAACTGAGCCAGTCTCCATATTGGCCTTCAAAATCGCCGTCGACCCCTTTGTGGGTAAGCTCACCTTCTGCCGTATATACTCCGGTATGCTGAAGTCCGGTATGTCCCTTTATAACCCGACCAGCAGAAAGAAGGAAAGAGTCGGTCGAATCCTTCAGATGCACTCCAACAAGAGGACCGACATAGACGAAGCTGGGGCAGGCATGATAGTCGCGATCCCCGGCCTCAAAGCGACCAGAACCGGAGATACCCTCTGTGACGAAAAGGCTCCTATACTGCTTGAGTCCTTGGTCTTCCCCGAGCCGGTTATCTCTTTGGCCGTTGAGCCTATGTCCCAGGCGGATAAAGACAAGATGTCCAAAGGCCTTATCTCCCTGGCCGAAGAGGATCCGACTTTCGTCGTTCGCAACGACGAGGAAACCGGACAGACCGTAATCTCAGGCATGGGCGAGCTTCACCTTGACATCATCGTCGATCGCCTAAAGAGGGAGTTTAAGGCTGACGTAAACGTCGGTCGTCCTCAGGTTGCCTACAGAGAGGCTGTCACCAAGGCAGTTACCGACGTACAGGGCAAGTTCGTCCGTCAGAGTGGCGGTAGAGGCCAGTACGGCGACGTGGTCATCAATATGGAGCCCCTAGAGGACGGCAAGGGATTTCTGTTTGAGGACAAAATTGTCGGAGGAGTTATCCCCAGGGATTACATACCCGCGGTTCAGAAGGGGATCGAAGAATCCCTTACCAACGGCATTCTCGGTGGCTTTCCAGTTATAGGCGTTAAGGTCCAGCTCGTTTACGGAAGCTATCACGACGTCGACAGTTCGGAGATGGCCTTCAAAATCGCCGCCTCCATGGCTTTCAAAGAAGCCATGAGAAAGGCTGGCCCGACCCTCATGGAGCCTGTCATGTTCGTTGAGGTCGTGACCCCTGAGGACTACGTCGGAGACGTTATGGGAGACCTATCATCTCGCCGTGGTCGTGTGGAAGGCATGGATATCAGAGGCAACGCCAGGGCTATTAAGGCCTACGTTCCCCTCGGAGAGATGTTCGGCTATGCGACGGACATCAGGAGCAAGACCTCAGGTCGTGCTACCTACACCATGCAGTTCGACCACTACGAAGCGGTTCCTAACAGCGTAGCGGAAGAGATACTTAAAAAATAG
- the tuf gene encoding elongation factor Tu, with product MAKEKFARTKPHLNIGTIGHIDHGKTSLTAAISKSLASAGFADYSKFEDIDKAPEERERGITINISHIEYQTEKRHYAHIDCPGHADYIKNMITGAAQMDGGILVVSAADGPMPQTREHVLLARQVNVPALVVFMNKVDMVDDDELLDLVEMEIRELLDKYNFPGDDVPIVRGSALKVLEESDGTRDDKWSKAIWELMDACDSYFPDPVRDTDKTFLMPIEDVFTITGRGTVVTGRVEQGVIHSGDEVEIVGIRDTQKTVATSLEMFRKILDEALAGDNVGVLLRGTGKDDVERGQVLAKPGSIKPHTKFKAEVYVLKKEEGGRHTPFFKGYKPQFYFRTTDVTGAIELPEGVEMVMPGDNATFKVELIHPIAMDPGLRFAIREGGHTVGAGVVTEITE from the coding sequence ATGGCAAAGGAAAAATTTGCAAGAACAAAGCCTCATCTTAACATTGGTACCATCGGTCACATAGACCACGGCAAGACCAGCCTTACCGCTGCGATCTCCAAGAGCCTCGCCTCTGCGGGATTTGCCGACTACTCCAAGTTCGAGGACATCGACAAGGCACCTGAGGAGAGAGAGCGTGGGATAACCATCAACATCTCCCACATCGAGTATCAGACCGAGAAGCGTCACTACGCTCACATCGACTGCCCTGGCCACGCCGACTACATCAAGAACATGATCACCGGTGCGGCTCAGATGGACGGCGGTATTCTCGTGGTCTCCGCAGCCGACGGCCCGATGCCTCAGACCCGCGAGCACGTCCTTCTTGCCCGTCAGGTCAACGTGCCCGCTCTCGTGGTCTTCATGAACAAAGTCGACATGGTCGACGACGACGAGCTCCTTGACCTGGTCGAAATGGAGATCCGTGAGCTTCTCGACAAGTACAACTTCCCTGGAGACGACGTGCCTATAGTCCGTGGATCCGCCCTTAAGGTCCTTGAGGAGAGCGACGGCACCAGAGATGATAAGTGGAGCAAGGCGATCTGGGAGCTCATGGACGCCTGCGACAGCTACTTCCCCGATCCGGTCCGTGACACCGACAAGACCTTCCTCATGCCCATCGAGGACGTCTTCACCATCACCGGCCGTGGCACCGTCGTTACCGGCCGTGTGGAGCAGGGAGTCATTCACTCCGGCGACGAGGTGGAGATAGTAGGAATCAGGGATACCCAGAAGACCGTGGCTACCTCTCTCGAGATGTTCCGCAAGATCCTCGACGAGGCCCTCGCTGGGGACAACGTAGGTGTCCTTCTTCGTGGAACCGGCAAAGACGACGTCGAGCGTGGTCAGGTTCTGGCCAAGCCCGGATCGATCAAGCCCCACACCAAGTTCAAGGCCGAGGTTTACGTTCTCAAGAAGGAAGAGGGCGGCCGTCATACCCCCTTCTTCAAGGGCTACAAGCCTCAGTTCTACTTCCGTACCACCGACGTAACCGGAGCCATCGAGCTTCCTGAGGGAGTCGAGATGGTCATGCCTGGGGACAACGCCACCTTCAAGGTCGAGCTTATCCACCCCATCGCCATGGATCCGGGCCTTCGTTTCGCCATCCGTGAGGGCGGTCACACCGTCGGCGCTGGCGTCGTAACCGAGATCACAGAGTAA
- the rpsJ gene encoding 30S ribosomal protein S10, whose protein sequence is MSKKIRIRLKAFDHKVLDTSASQIAETAERSGARVSGPIPLPTEINKYCVLRSPHVDKDAREHFEMRTHKRLIDILDPNQKTMDALMQLNLPSGVDIQIKL, encoded by the coding sequence GTGTCCAAAAAGATCCGCATCCGTCTAAAGGCCTTTGATCATAAGGTCCTAGATACGTCTGCGTCTCAGATAGCTGAGACGGCGGAGCGGAGTGGGGCCAGGGTCTCCGGCCCGATCCCTCTCCCTACGGAGATAAACAAATACTGCGTTCTGAGATCCCCTCACGTGGATAAGGACGCCAGAGAGCATTTTGAGATGAGAACGCATAAGAGGCTGATCGACATACTCGATCCCAATCAGAAGACGATGGATGCCCTTATGCAGCTGAATCTTCCCTCTGGAGTTGACATCCAGATCAAGCTTTAG
- the rplC gene encoding 50S ribosomal protein L3: MSLGILGLKLGMTQIYNEQGQAVPVTVVEAGPCPVLAVRTKEENGYNALLLGFGKANHRKVTKPMKGFFEKAGSEAKRWLREFRLCCTSDYKVGSTVDVSIFEPGEKIDATGTSKGKGFAGVMKRYNFGGAQASHGVSKTHRKPNSSGASSSPSRVFKGKTMPGQLGNERVTVKNLSVVAVDRENNLVLVKGAIPGAKNCLVLLHKKG; this comes from the coding sequence ATGAGTCTTGGTATCCTGGGTTTGAAACTGGGCATGACCCAGATCTACAACGAGCAGGGACAGGCTGTCCCCGTCACGGTGGTCGAAGCCGGTCCATGTCCGGTCCTCGCCGTCAGAACCAAAGAGGAAAACGGCTATAACGCCTTGCTTCTCGGTTTTGGGAAGGCGAATCATCGCAAAGTAACGAAGCCCATGAAGGGCTTTTTCGAGAAAGCAGGAAGCGAGGCCAAACGGTGGCTCAGAGAGTTTAGGCTCTGCTGCACCTCCGACTACAAAGTCGGAAGCACCGTGGACGTCTCCATCTTCGAGCCTGGTGAGAAAATCGACGCTACCGGAACCAGCAAGGGAAAGGGCTTTGCCGGAGTTATGAAACGCTACAACTTCGGAGGAGCCCAGGCTAGCCACGGTGTTTCCAAAACTCACCGTAAGCCTAACTCCAGCGGTGCTAGCAGTAGCCCAAGTCGGGTCTTCAAGGGTAAGACGATGCCTGGTCAGCTCGGAAACGAGAGGGTCACGGTGAAAAACCTCTCCGTGGTCGCCGTGGATCGGGAGAACAACCTCGTCCTCGTCAAGGGTGCCATTCCTGGTGCCAAAAACTGCCTGGTCCTGCTCCATAAAAAGGGCTAG